From the genome of Vicia villosa cultivar HV-30 ecotype Madison, WI linkage group LG2, Vvil1.0, whole genome shotgun sequence, one region includes:
- the LOC131646938 gene encoding uncharacterized protein LOC131646938 — protein MPSYAKFLKEILSNKKKLEDNETITLTAECSAIIQNNMPPKLKDPGSFSIPCVIGKTIIEKALCDLGASVSLMPLSTCKKLNLGELKATRMSLQLADRSVKYPVGMLENIPVRVGQFYIPTDFIIMDIQEDSNIPIILGRPFLVTAGAIIDVKRGKLTFEVGEEKIEFILSQFLKAPSIIDTCCSADIIDECV, from the coding sequence ttaaaagaaatcttatcaaacaaaaagaaactcgaggataacgaaactataacgcttaccgctgaatgtagcgctatcatccaaaataacatgcctccaaaactgaaagaccctggtagtttctctataccctgcgtaattggaaaaaccatcatagaaaaagccttgtgcgacttaggagctagtgttagtttgatgcctctttcaacctgtaagaaactcaatctaggtgagcttaaagcaacaagaatgtctcttcaactagcagaccgttcagttaagtaccctgtaggaatgttagagaatatccctgttcgtgtaggtcaattctacattccaactgacttcatcattatggatatccaagaagattctaacatcccgatcatattaggaagaccatttttagtaACTGCTGgagcaattatagatgtaaagcgaggaaagcttactttcgaagtaggagaagagaaaatagaatttatcctttcccaattcctaaaagcaccttctataattgacacatgctgttctgctgacataatcgacgagtgtgtc